In the genome of Nitrospirota bacterium, one region contains:
- a CDS encoding radical SAM protein: MGGAMEPIKIPENYNYIAVFLTLACNLRCSYCINKFEGGSFEKGHLSGEDWVKGLNRIISRDDLPVTLQGGEPSLHPDLAYIVNNIRPDLNMDLLTNLQFDVDEFMKKVHPDKIKRKSPYASIRVSYHPETMKLELLVEKVLRLQRAGYSIGIWGVMHPKQEQEVLRAQEYCKSLGIDFRTKEFLGEYDGGMHGTYKFPGACDRQFKKRVLCRTTELIVGPAGKIYRCHSDLYEGRAAIGHILDPEFKISNEFIPCGVFGHCNPCDVKVKTNRFQIFGHTSVEIVFPE, from the coding sequence ATGGGAGGTGCAATGGAGCCGATAAAAATTCCTGAAAACTATAATTACATTGCAGTTTTCCTGACGCTTGCATGCAACTTAAGATGCAGTTACTGCATTAACAAGTTTGAGGGCGGGAGTTTTGAAAAGGGACATTTGTCGGGCGAAGACTGGGTAAAAGGGCTGAACAGGATTATATCAAGAGATGACCTGCCGGTAACGCTTCAGGGCGGCGAGCCGAGCCTGCACCCTGACCTTGCGTATATAGTCAACAATATAAGGCCTGACCTTAATATGGACCTTCTGACTAATCTGCAGTTTGATGTTGATGAGTTTATGAAAAAGGTTCATCCTGATAAGATAAAGAGAAAATCGCCGTACGCCTCCATTCGTGTAAGCTATCATCCGGAGACAATGAAACTGGAGCTGCTTGTGGAAAAGGTCTTGAGACTCCAGAGGGCAGGTTACAGCATTGGCATATGGGGCGTTATGCATCCGAAGCAGGAGCAGGAGGTGCTTAGGGCGCAGGAATACTGCAAGTCCCTCGGCATAGATTTCAGGACCAAGGAGTTTTTGGGCGAATACGACGGAGGCATGCACGGCACTTATAAATTTCCGGGCGCCTGCGACAGGCAATTTAAAAAGAGGGTCCTGTGCAGAACAACGGAGCTGATTGTCGGTCCTGCCGGAAAGATTTACCGATGCCACAGCGACCTGTATGAGGGAAGGGCGGCTATAGGGCATATCCTGGATCCTGAATTTAAGATAAGCAATGAATTTATCCCGTGCGGTGTTTTCGGTCATTGCAACCCCTGCGATGTCAAGGTAAAGACAAACCGCTTCCAGATATTCGGGCATACGTCGGTGGAGATAGTTTTTCCGGAGTGA
- a CDS encoding radical SAM protein, with protein sequence MKQKVQRFLDNFRFIFQPRRKPLLITRIASSYIKYIIYGALEKKPLRNIDIALNYACNLACRHCSCEALKSSDTVLSEAQYSQLAGEAVKLGAIYFAFTGGEPLVNKNLEDIIRLFFPSRSLIGLQTNALLLNTSRIESLYKAGVDVLQVSLDSFDPDEHDSFRNKKGAFRETLKNVDMAFLRGIKIIFSVTFTHNNIKSEGILNLLSFSARSNIPVVVSIPCPVGKWSGNFSEMFDNDDREYFALMQKRFPHLRRDFDSNYLKCGCSAGIEKLYITPYGDVIPCPFIHISFGNIKTESLSSIRNRMLKLEKFREYNQVCLAGEDRTFIENYIIPTYKAKQLPQMWKDHPVLSKSLKENYKET encoded by the coding sequence ATGAAACAAAAAGTTCAAAGATTTTTGGATAATTTCAGGTTTATCTTCCAGCCCAGAAGAAAACCCCTGTTAATTACAAGAATCGCATCCTCATATATTAAGTATATCATATACGGCGCACTGGAAAAAAAACCATTGAGGAACATAGACATTGCATTGAACTACGCATGCAATTTAGCATGCCGGCATTGTTCCTGTGAAGCGCTAAAGAGCAGCGACACCGTTCTTTCTGAAGCCCAATATTCTCAATTGGCCGGAGAAGCTGTTAAATTAGGCGCCATATATTTTGCATTCACGGGAGGAGAGCCGCTGGTAAATAAAAATTTGGAGGATATTATCCGTTTATTTTTTCCATCACGTTCTCTGATAGGATTGCAGACCAATGCGCTGCTTCTTAACACTTCCCGCATAGAGTCTCTGTACAAGGCAGGTGTGGATGTTTTGCAAGTGAGCCTTGATTCTTTCGATCCTGACGAACATGATTCTTTCAGAAACAAGAAGGGTGCATTCAGGGAGACATTGAAAAATGTGGACATGGCTTTTTTGAGGGGAATAAAAATTATTTTCAGCGTAACTTTTACACACAATAATATCAAATCTGAGGGGATATTAAACCTGCTGTCTTTTTCCGCAAGGAGCAACATTCCTGTTGTAGTATCAATACCCTGTCCGGTCGGGAAATGGAGCGGTAACTTTTCAGAGATGTTTGATAATGATGATCGCGAATACTTTGCTTTGATGCAAAAGCGATTCCCTCATCTAAGGCGGGATTTTGACTCTAATTATTTAAAGTGCGGATGTTCTGCAGGCATTGAAAAACTCTATATTACTCCTTACGGAGATGTCATCCCGTGTCCTTTTATTCATATTTCCTTCGGCAACATCAAAACCGAATCCTTATCCTCAATAAGGAATAGGATGTTAAAATTAGAGAAGTTCAGGGAATATAATCAGGTTTGCCTGGCTGGTGAAGACCGGACTTTCATTGAAAACTATATAATTCCGACTTATAAAGCAAAACAGCTTCCGCAAATGTGGAAAGATCATCCGGTACTCTCAAAAAGTCTAAAGGAAAATTACAAGGAGACATAA
- a CDS encoding class I SAM-dependent methyltransferase, translating to MDTALKNCNLCFFNKFKKADSDVLDFEYASSGSYTYYICGQCGLLSIDPLPDEVKLDEAYPENYHAYHPHVTAAARFMKRRYWKAKAFYYANLVKKNASIIELGCSFGDLLMELKKIGFSNIKGIDFNQKAVERAKERGLEVIRGELETVVFPEKSAQLIIMENFIEHVYDPVKTLRQCHSLLNDDGLVAGETPNIESWDYKLFHRYWGGYHTPRHLNLFNKKNFYILAEKSGFEVVSMKNLTQPAHWALSVQNFLQDTVLKSNLKNGRAFYFPALLVLFLPINLLQKFISQTSLMQFVMKKKVE from the coding sequence ATGGATACTGCATTAAAAAACTGCAATCTTTGTTTTTTTAATAAATTTAAAAAAGCCGATTCTGATGTGCTGGACTTTGAATATGCATCTTCAGGCTCATATACATATTACATATGTGGGCAGTGCGGGCTTTTAAGTATTGACCCTCTCCCTGATGAGGTGAAATTGGATGAGGCATATCCGGAAAATTACCATGCTTATCACCCTCATGTTACAGCGGCTGCACGCTTTATGAAACGAAGATATTGGAAGGCAAAGGCTTTTTATTATGCAAACCTCGTTAAAAAAAATGCATCAATAATAGAGCTGGGTTGTTCCTTCGGGGACCTTTTGATGGAGCTAAAAAAAATAGGGTTTAGCAATATAAAAGGAATTGACTTTAATCAAAAGGCTGTGGAAAGGGCAAAAGAACGAGGGCTGGAAGTTATCAGGGGAGAGCTTGAGACAGTTGTATTCCCAGAAAAAAGCGCCCAATTGATTATAATGGAAAACTTTATTGAGCATGTCTATGACCCGGTCAAAACACTGCGGCAATGCCATTCACTTTTGAATGACGACGGACTGGTGGCCGGAGAAACGCCTAATATTGAAAGCTGGGATTATAAATTATTCCATAGGTATTGGGGAGGATATCACACGCCCAGGCACTTGAATCTCTTTAACAAAAAAAATTTTTATATCTTAGCGGAGAAAAGCGGTTTTGAAGTGGTCAGTATGAAAAATTTAACACAACCGGCCCACTGGGCATTATCCGTACAAAATTTTCTGCAGGACACTGTGTTGAAAAGCAATCTGAAAAACGGCAGAGCCTTTTATTTTCCGGCGCTGTTGGTTCTGTTTTTACCGATAAATCTGCTTCAGAAGTTTATATCCCAGACATCCTTGATGCAGTTTGTCATGAAGAAAAAGGTTGAGTAG
- a CDS encoding tetratricopeptide repeat protein, whose product MPIFNKNKNLLQKSSIHVFIVIAAGVLAYSNTFTVPFHFDDVLNIVDNPAVKDLSNLWPPDRARWFGLLTFAINYKINGLNVIGYHIVNLAIHIVNALLVYWLVLVTLQSGVRSQNSEKAISSEQLAVSNELTANRYPLTAGISLFPTSYSLLALFSALLFVSHPIQTQAVTYIVQRFTSLATLFYLLSLVLYIKWRIQKSEFRSQNSEEAISSEQLAVSNKLTANRYLLYTASLVSAVLAMTTKEIAFTLPIIIMLYEFFFFSRSQNSESSGSMQNPPLPPFDKGGIKGGCSLFTVHCSLFTHQTSRFFFLIPFFLTMLIIPFTLIETDKPIGAVVAGIGEIAKSGPLSRWDYFLTETRVIMTYMRLLLFPVNQTIDYDYPISHSFFDPNVFLSFLFILSFFGLGVFLFYCSKLKNNDTGYKIQDTGYTTQNKNLYLESCIMNHESVYLLRLTAFGIFWFFITLSVESSVIPIVDVIFEHRVYLPSVGALIFVATFLSFVTSWLVVKWKKIVNILIPLFITIIIILQTATFQRNTVWRDAITLWTDVAKKNPANARAYNMIGICFFEKGDINSAILNFREAIRVKPDYTQAHSNLGTAYMELSMLEKAEKELFFSLYLSQYVQPVDNIDTALIHTSIGNYYFKKGLYDNAIKYYNNALKLFTENAQVYFNLGRAYNQKGHREMSGWYFNKAHTLDPGKY is encoded by the coding sequence TTGCCTATCTTTAATAAGAATAAAAATCTTCTGCAAAAATCATCAATTCATGTTTTTATAGTTATTGCAGCGGGTGTTCTGGCTTATTCCAATACCTTTACAGTCCCTTTCCATTTTGATGATGTCCTTAACATTGTAGATAACCCTGCGGTTAAAGATTTAAGTAATTTATGGCCGCCTGACAGAGCACGATGGTTTGGGCTTTTAACGTTTGCTATAAACTATAAGATTAACGGTTTAAATGTCATTGGCTATCATATTGTTAATCTTGCAATTCATATCGTAAACGCCCTGCTTGTCTACTGGCTGGTGCTGGTAACGCTGCAGTCAGGAGTCAGGAGTCAGAATTCAGAGAAAGCAATTAGCAGTGAGCAGTTGGCGGTTAGTAATGAACTAACTGCTAACCGCTATCCGCTAACTGCCGGTATCTCACTATTCCCTACTTCCTACTCCCTGCTGGCGTTATTTTCCGCCCTGCTCTTTGTCTCCCACCCAATACAGACTCAGGCAGTCACGTACATTGTCCAGAGATTTACATCACTTGCAACACTCTTTTATCTCTTGAGTCTGGTCTTGTACATAAAATGGAGGATACAGAAGTCAGAATTCAGAAGTCAGAATTCTGAAGAAGCAATTAGCAGTGAGCAGTTGGCCGTCAGTAACAAACTAACCGCTAACCGCTATCTGCTATATACTGCTTCTTTAGTATCTGCTGTCCTTGCCATGACGACTAAGGAGATTGCCTTCACCCTCCCGATTATCATTATGCTTTATGAATTTTTCTTTTTCAGTAGGTCTCAGAACTCTGAATCTTCAGGCTCAATGCAAAATCCCCCCTTGCCCCCCTTTGACAAAGGGGGAATAAAAGGGGGTTGTTCACTGTTCACTGTTCACTGTTCACTATTCACGCATCAGACATCACGATTTTTCTTTCTTATTCCCTTTTTTCTCACAATGCTCATTATCCCCTTTACTTTAATTGAAACTGACAAACCAATCGGGGCTGTGGTCGCCGGGATAGGAGAAATTGCAAAGTCAGGACCTTTGTCAAGATGGGATTATTTTTTAACAGAAACAAGGGTAATTATGACATATATGCGTTTGTTGCTTTTCCCTGTTAATCAGACCATTGATTATGATTATCCTATATCTCATTCTTTTTTTGACCCAAATGTGTTCCTGTCATTTTTGTTTATATTATCTTTTTTCGGACTTGGAGTTTTTCTTTTTTATTGTTCAAAGCTAAAAAACAATGATACAGGATACAAGATACAGGATACAGGATATACAACACAAAACAAGAATCTTTATCTTGAATCGTGCATTATGAACCATGAATCGGTTTATCTTTTACGCCTTACAGCCTTCGGCATTTTCTGGTTTTTCATAACACTTTCTGTTGAATCAAGTGTTATACCTATTGTAGATGTAATTTTTGAGCATAGGGTATATCTTCCATCGGTAGGCGCTTTAATTTTTGTAGCTACCTTTTTGTCTTTTGTAACTTCATGGCTTGTAGTCAAATGGAAAAAAATTGTGAATATTCTTATTCCCCTATTTATTACAATTATAATAATTCTTCAGACGGCTACATTTCAGAGAAACACAGTATGGCGTGATGCTATTACTTTGTGGACAGATGTGGCAAAGAAGAATCCAGCAAATGCGCGTGCATACAATATGATAGGAATCTGTTTCTTTGAGAAAGGAGATATTAACAGCGCTATTTTAAACTTTCGTGAGGCAATACGGGTTAAACCTGATTATACACAGGCACACAGCAATCTTGGAACCGCATATATGGAATTGAGTATGCTGGAAAAAGCGGAAAAGGAACTTTTCTTTTCATTATATTTGTCGCAATACGTACAGCCTGTTGATAATATTGATACGGCTTTGATACATACCAGCATAGGCAATTATTATTTTAAAAAAGGATTATATGACAATGCAATTAAATATTATAACAATGCCTTGAAGCTGTTTACTGAAAATGCGCAGGTATATTTTAATCTTGGCCGCGCTTACAATCAAAAGGGACATAGAGAGATGTCCGGATGGTATTTTAACAAAGCGCATACGCTTGACCCGGGTAAATACTGA
- a CDS encoding glycosyltransferase family 2 protein — protein MEEKRKKVSVVIPVFNEEAVLQTLYDRLAKVAEARHEEFEFIFVNDGSTDGSLNKLIELNSQDKRVCIIDLARNFSHQNALTAGIDEADGDAVILMDADLEDQPEDILKFLDKWNEGYQVVYAVRRSRKVSLLKSLIFKMFHMLNKKISNIDMQIAGIFGLMDHVVVEQMKRISEHNRYIPGLRNWIGFNQTGVEVDRGARYDAKPRMTLYRLYRLAFDSFTSFSDVLLSLPLHLGIILSALSLLSIVIIFIFKVFFDIGPWGWPSLVSIILLLAGLQFFFIGLIGEFISRIFFEVKKRPLYIIKRKYR, from the coding sequence ATGGAAGAAAAAAGAAAAAAGGTTTCGGTAGTAATCCCCGTTTTTAACGAGGAAGCAGTGCTTCAAACTCTTTACGACAGGCTTGCAAAGGTTGCGGAGGCAAGGCATGAAGAGTTTGAATTTATTTTTGTCAATGACGGCAGCACAGACGGCTCCCTGAATAAACTGATTGAGCTTAACAGTCAGGATAAAAGGGTCTGCATAATAGATTTAGCCAGAAACTTCAGTCATCAGAATGCCCTTACGGCAGGGATTGATGAGGCGGACGGCGATGCCGTGATTTTAATGGATGCCGATCTTGAAGACCAGCCTGAGGACATTCTCAAATTTTTGGATAAATGGAACGAGGGTTATCAGGTGGTTTATGCGGTTCGCAGGTCGCGGAAGGTATCTTTGCTTAAATCGCTTATTTTTAAAATGTTTCACATGCTGAACAAAAAAATCTCCAATATTGATATGCAGATTGCCGGCATTTTCGGACTGATGGACCATGTGGTGGTTGAACAGATGAAGCGTATCAGCGAGCATAACAGATATATACCGGGGCTTAGAAACTGGATTGGTTTTAATCAGACCGGTGTAGAGGTTGACAGGGGGGCGCGTTATGATGCAAAGCCGAGGATGACATTATACAGATTATACCGCCTGGCTTTTGACAGCTTTACTTCGTTTTCCGATGTCCTGCTGTCCTTGCCCCTGCATCTCGGGATTATCCTTTCCGCGCTCAGCCTTCTAAGCATTGTTATAATTTTTATATTTAAGGTATTTTTTGATATCGGCCCATGGGGCTGGCCCTCTTTGGTCAGTATAATCCTGCTGCTTGCAGGCCTGCAGTTTTTCTTTATCGGACTTATAGGGGAGTTTATTTCGCGTATATTTTTTGAAGTTAAAAAAAGACCGTTATATATCATAAAGAGAAAATATAGATAG
- a CDS encoding FtsX-like permease family protein, whose translation MKNNRNRSAISWFLMFFIKSVSQRKGRVIIASISVTLAVAVITGLIGVTAGMREKLGSELKAYGANIIVSPQDGGYLDYGILGSISRLKDVDGVSGQVFGRAFGNRQAIEIIGLDTGELKDKVWRLSGNLPGKTGEILAGTNLKDMLKLEQGSVILLESEGRRMGFTVKGFIERGGAEDGAVIMAIPDAWELLDARDKLSAVLVRGRSAGLSGVIKGISDIAPTATVKTLRQVAVAEESLLVKIQLLMALVTLIVMFAAGISVAGTMGANVLERREEIGLMKALGATRRQISRFYRTEAVLIGIAGGLIGYAFGYLSAQVISKGAFNSFISMPFYIFFLSIITGLAVSLFPSYFPVRDAMKYNPAVILRGE comes from the coding sequence ATGAAAAATAACCGGAACAGGTCAGCAATAAGCTGGTTTTTAATGTTCTTCATAAAGTCTGTTTCCCAGAGGAAGGGGCGTGTCATAATCGCTTCAATCTCTGTGACCCTTGCAGTTGCGGTAATCACGGGGCTGATCGGAGTTACTGCCGGTATGCGTGAGAAACTCGGTTCTGAATTAAAGGCGTATGGCGCAAATATTATTGTTTCACCACAGGACGGCGGTTATCTTGATTACGGCATTCTGGGCAGTATTTCAAGACTTAAAGATGTGGACGGAGTATCAGGGCAGGTCTTTGGCAGGGCGTTTGGCAACAGGCAGGCAATTGAGATAATAGGGCTTGATACAGGTGAATTAAAAGACAAGGTATGGAGGCTCTCAGGTAATTTGCCCGGAAAGACAGGTGAAATACTTGCAGGGACTAACCTTAAAGATATGCTGAAACTTGAGCAGGGAAGTGTAATATTGCTTGAGAGCGAAGGCAGGCGCATGGGGTTTACTGTTAAAGGATTTATTGAAAGGGGCGGCGCAGAGGACGGCGCTGTCATTATGGCAATACCGGATGCATGGGAACTTCTTGATGCAAGAGATAAACTCAGCGCTGTGCTGGTTAGGGGAAGGTCAGCCGGACTAAGCGGCGTAATTAAGGGAATCAGTGATATCGCTCCGACAGCGACGGTTAAGACACTCAGACAGGTTGCTGTTGCAGAGGAGTCATTGCTGGTAAAGATACAGCTTCTCATGGCGCTGGTGACCCTGATTGTAATGTTTGCCGCAGGCATAAGCGTTGCCGGCACAATGGGTGCAAATGTCCTTGAAAGAAGGGAGGAAATAGGTTTGATGAAGGCACTGGGCGCAACAAGAAGGCAGATAAGCCGTTTTTACAGGACGGAGGCTGTATTAATAGGGATTGCAGGCGGCTTAATTGGTTATGCGTTTGGTTATCTTTCTGCGCAGGTGATTTCAAAAGGGGCCTTTAATTCATTTATCAGCATGCCATTTTATATATTCTTTTTGTCTATTATCACCGGGCTGGCGGTGTCTCTTTTCCCCAGCTATTTCCCTGTAAGGGATGCAATGAAATATAATCCTGCTGTAATATTGAGAGGGGAGTAA
- a CDS encoding FtsX-like permease family protein has translation MLLNIIRKSFLNQKKSMALMIASVAVGTAMAASLITVSLGISGKVSRELRAFGANILIEPGVEGMAGVSGQKRYLREEDIIRAKTIFWRHNILGIVPFLETKGEITAGDKTLQAVVVGAWYKKELQEPGEKKNFLAGIATVSPWWYIEGHWPDSGEKVVMGTSLLNRLGIRKGESVLLDGRSFLVSGVLETGGAEDEQVFMDMQTLQEFKSLKGKISKVFVSALTKPMDEFAYKDPAKMSQSEYEKWYCTGYVTSIAKQLEEVFQGAKVKPVWQVAETEGKVLGRLELLVYILSFIALAASALGVSTTMIMSLLRRIEEIGLMKAMGADSRKIASVFLSEGIVIGIIGGLVGYALSIAAASFIGLKVFNTGFEQRAILFPVAIGSAVLISIAGTVLPIKKALKIKPGLVLKGAE, from the coding sequence ATGCTCCTCAATATAATAAGAAAGTCATTTCTTAACCAAAAAAAATCCATGGCCTTGATGATTGCCTCTGTTGCCGTCGGCACTGCCATGGCTGCATCTCTCATAACTGTTTCCCTCGGGATAAGCGGAAAGGTCTCAAGAGAGTTGAGGGCGTTTGGCGCAAATATACTTATTGAACCCGGGGTTGAAGGCATGGCAGGCGTCTCAGGACAGAAGAGATACTTAAGAGAGGAAGATATTATAAGGGCTAAGACCATTTTCTGGAGGCACAACATACTGGGGATAGTGCCTTTTTTAGAGACAAAGGGCGAAATAACAGCCGGAGATAAAACCTTGCAGGCAGTTGTTGTCGGGGCATGGTATAAAAAGGAACTGCAAGAGCCGGGCGAGAAAAAAAATTTCCTTGCCGGTATTGCAACAGTTTCACCGTGGTGGTATATAGAAGGACACTGGCCTGATTCAGGGGAGAAGGTTGTTATGGGGACCTCTTTGCTAAACAGGCTTGGGATTAGAAAAGGTGAGAGCGTTTTACTGGACGGCAGGAGTTTTCTGGTTTCAGGGGTTCTTGAGACAGGCGGCGCTGAGGATGAGCAGGTTTTTATGGATATGCAGACGCTTCAGGAATTTAAAAGCCTGAAGGGAAAGATTTCAAAGGTGTTTGTCAGCGCGCTTACAAAGCCTATGGATGAATTTGCCTATAAGGACCCTGCAAAGATGAGCCAGTCTGAGTATGAAAAATGGTATTGCACCGGCTATGTCACTTCCATAGCAAAACAGCTTGAAGAAGTTTTTCAGGGTGCGAAGGTAAAACCCGTTTGGCAGGTTGCTGAGACAGAGGGCAAGGTGCTCGGACGGCTGGAATTGCTGGTTTATATACTTTCCTTTATTGCATTGGCAGCATCTGCCCTCGGCGTTTCAACAACAATGATAATGAGTCTTCTGCGCAGGATTGAGGAGATAGGGCTTATGAAGGCAATGGGCGCTGACAGCAGGAAGATAGCATCTGTTTTTCTTTCGGAAGGGATTGTCATAGGGATTATCGGCGGGCTGGTTGGTTATGCATTGTCAATTGCCGCCGCATCATTCATAGGGTTAAAAGTTTTTAATACGGGATTTGAGCAAAGGGCAATTCTCTTCCCGGTGGCAATCGGGAGCGCTGTTTTAATTTCAATAGCAGGCACAGTGCTGCCGATAAAAAAGGCTTTAAAAATAAAACCCGGCCTTGTCCTTAAAGGCGCTGAATGA
- a CDS encoding tetratricopeptide repeat protein produces the protein MNGITNSLFTSSKMPQRLLIIHLLIIVLAGVFIYSNTFNSPFIFDDEYYIVSNPAITTPRFFINISKLETIIMNEQVKHFFHTRFITFFTFMLNYQLHGLDVTGYHIVNLTIHLLNALLVYWLVVLTMQTAFFRVRGQNSEKAISSEQLAVSNKLTANRYPLTAGISLFPTSYSLLALFSALLFVAHPLQTQAVTYIVQRFTSLATLFYLLSLVLYIKWRIQKSEFRSQNSEEAISSEQLAVSNKLTANCYLLYTASLVSAVLAMKTKEIAFTLPIIITLYEFSFFMLNTERKIPPHPPLTKGGWGDFYSSRIAPAYRTGRHHASRFLYLLPFLLTMLIIPLSLMGVNDRMDNLAEDLNEITKSGTSMSRWDYLFTEFRVIVTYIRLLFLPVNQNLDYDYPIYTSFLNPNVFLSFLFLLSIFGLGVYMFYCSKNPPPSLPTGQAGPFDKGGIKGGCSLFTVHCSRITAFGISWFFITLSVESSIIPITDVIFEHRVYLPSIGLIIAFVSAVFYAFSRITHHACLPDRQALRITVLLLAAILIVFSIAAYQRNAVWQDRIRFWEDVAGKSPNKARTHNNLGLAYVDKGLYEEAIKKYQIAVKLKPDYAEAYDNLGMAYEEQGLYEEAIKEYQTAVKINPLFDLAHNDLGVVYGKLGLYEEAIKEYQIAVKINPDNALAYDNLQLIYKKLGR, from the coding sequence ATGAACGGCATAACAAACAGCCTGTTTACATCAAGCAAGATGCCACAGCGGTTGTTAATTATCCATCTGCTTATAATTGTCCTTGCCGGCGTATTTATATACTCTAACACCTTTAATTCGCCGTTTATTTTTGATGACGAATATTATATTGTTAGTAATCCGGCCATTACCACCCCCCGGTTCTTTATTAATATTTCAAAATTAGAAACAATTATAATGAACGAACAAGTAAAACATTTTTTTCATACGAGATTTATCACTTTTTTCACTTTTATGCTGAATTATCAACTGCACGGGCTTGATGTCACCGGCTATCACATTGTTAATCTCACAATCCACCTTCTAAACGCCCTGCTTGTTTACTGGCTGGTTGTGCTGACGATGCAAACAGCCTTTTTCAGGGTCAGGGGTCAGAATTCAGAGAAAGCAATTAGCAGTGAGCAGTTGGCGGTTAGTAATAAACTAACTGCTAACCGCTATCCGCTAACTGCCGGTATCTCACTATTCCCTACTTCCTACTCCCTACTGGCGTTATTTTCCGCCCTGCTCTTTGTCGCACACCCGTTACAGACGCAGGCAGTCACTTATATTGTCCAGAGGTTTACATCACTGGCAACACTCTTTTATCTCTTGAGTCTGGTCTTGTACATAAAATGGAGGATACAGAAGTCAGAATTCAGAAGTCAGAATTCAGAAGAAGCAATTAGCAGTGAGCAGTTGGCCGTCAGTAATAAACTAACCGCTAACTGCTATCTGCTATATACTGCTTCTTTAGTATCTGCTGTCCTTGCTATGAAAACAAAAGAGATAGCCTTTACCCTGCCGATAATCATCACGCTTTATGAATTCAGTTTTTTTATGCTGAACACTGAACGCAAAATCCCCCCTCACCCCCCTTTGACAAAGGGGGGATGGGGGGATTTTTATTCATCACGCATCGCGCCTGCTTACCGGACAGGCAGGCATCACGCATCACGGTTTCTCTATCTCCTGCCTTTTCTTCTTACAATGCTGATTATCCCTTTAAGCCTGATGGGCGTAAATGACCGCATGGATAACCTGGCAGAAGATTTAAATGAAATAACAAAGTCCGGGACAAGTATGTCAAGATGGGATTATCTCTTTACCGAGTTCAGGGTGATTGTCACTTATATCAGACTCCTGTTTTTACCTGTCAATCAGAATCTTGATTATGATTATCCAATATACACTTCATTCCTGAATCCCAATGTATTTCTGTCATTTCTGTTTTTATTGTCTATTTTCGGACTTGGAGTTTATATGTTTTATTGTTCTAAAAATCCCCCTCCATCCCTGCCTACCGGACAGGCAGGCCCCTTTGACAAAGGGGGAATAAAAGGGGGTTGTTCACTGTTCACTGTTCACTGTTCACGCATCACGGCCTTTGGCATCTCTTGGTTTTTCATAACCCTGTCCGTTGAATCAAGCATTATCCCGATAACCGATGTAATCTTTGAGCACAGGGTATATCTGCCAAGCATTGGGTTAATAATCGCCTTTGTCAGCGCAGTCTTTTATGCTTTTTCACGCATTACGCATCACGCCTGCCTACCGGACAGGCAGGCATTACGCATTACGGTCTTACTGCTTGCTGCTATACTTATCGTGTTCTCCATCGCCGCTTATCAGAGGAACGCTGTCTGGCAGGATAGAATTAGATTTTGGGAAGACGTTGCAGGCAAAAGTCCTAATAAGGCCCGTACCCATAATAACTTAGGATTAGCTTATGTAGATAAGGGTCTTTATGAAGAGGCAATAAAGAAATATCAAATTGCTGTAAAACTTAAGCCCGATTATGCTGAGGCATATGATAACCTGGGGATGGCTTATGAAGAGCAAGGTCTTTATGAAGAGGCAATAAAGGAATATCAGACCGCTGTAAAAATTAATCCTCTTTTTGATCTTGCTCATAACGACCTGGGGGTTGTTTACGGAAAACTGGGTCTTTATGAAGAGGCAATAAAGGAATATCAGATTGCTGTAAAAATTAATCCTGACAATGCGCTTGCATACGATAATCTTCAGCTTATATATAAAAAATTAGGCAGATAG
- a CDS encoding type II toxin-antitoxin system VapC family toxin translates to MADARVKILLDASIYIPFVNKGVSYPFLELEVEKPVVYLSAVVIKELYAGAFDNNSIELLDELYGVFYSTGRLIVPVASDWQKAGKVIAKLGQKYGFEEKFLSKIQNDVLIALSARQIGAILVTHNAKDFSRIKEFVDFKVYGEG, encoded by the coding sequence ATGGCAGATGCCAGAGTTAAAATCCTGCTTGACGCCTCAATATACATCCCCTTTGTCAATAAAGGGGTCTCCTACCCATTTCTTGAACTTGAAGTTGAAAAACCGGTGGTATACTTAAGCGCGGTGGTAATAAAAGAGCTTTATGCCGGCGCCTTTGATAATAATTCCATAGAACTCCTTGATGAATTATATGGTGTTTTTTACAGCACCGGCAGGTTGATAGTCCCTGTAGCGTCTGATTGGCAGAAAGCCGGAAAAGTTATTGCTAAACTTGGACAGAAATACGGATTTGAAGAGAAATTTTTATCAAAAATTCAAAATGACGTCTTGATTGCCCTTTCAGCAAGGCAAATCGGGGCGATTTTAGTCACTCATAATGCAAAGGATTTTTCAAGGATAAAAGAGTTTGTGGATTTTAAGGTGTATGGAGAAGGATGA